The Rhodoferax sediminis genome has a segment encoding these proteins:
- the sufB gene encoding Fe-S cluster assembly protein SufB, translating to MALAEQAAPLVQALDGQYRHGFITDVESDSLPPGLDEDIVRAISLRKREPEFLLKRRLEAFAHWRTMPLPEWGKLRVEPIDFQALCYYSAPKSLKDGPKSLADVDPKLLETYEKLNVPLHERARLAGVAVDAVFDSVSVGTTFREQLAEVGVIFCSFSHAVEHHPELIERYLGSVVPLGDNFYAALNSAVFSDGSFVYIPKGVRCPMELSSYFRINAPNTGQFERTLIIAEAGSHVSYLEGCTAPQRDENQLHAAVVELVAHDDAHIKYSTVQNWYPGDENGRGGIYNFVTKRGLCAGKRSHIAWTQIETGSAITWKYPSVVLRGDDSSGEFYSIAVSNHYQQADTGTKMIHMGRNTRSRIVSKGISAGHAHNSYRGLVRVAPTAAGARNHTQCDSLLIGPHCGAHTFPYVEAARDDAVVEHEATTTRISEERLFYCQQRGIDPQEATSLIVGGFCQAVLEELPMEFALEAKALLAVSLEGAVG from the coding sequence ATGGCTCTCGCTGAACAAGCCGCACCCCTGGTGCAGGCGCTGGATGGCCAATATCGACATGGGTTTATTACCGATGTCGAATCCGACTCGTTGCCTCCAGGGCTGGACGAGGACATCGTGCGGGCCATTTCCCTGCGCAAGCGCGAACCCGAGTTTTTGCTGAAGCGGCGCCTGGAGGCCTTTGCGCACTGGCGCACCATGCCGTTGCCCGAGTGGGGCAAGCTGCGTGTCGAGCCGATCGATTTCCAGGCCTTGTGCTACTACTCGGCACCGAAGTCGCTGAAGGACGGCCCCAAGAGCCTGGCTGACGTCGACCCCAAGCTGCTGGAGACCTACGAAAAACTCAACGTTCCGCTGCACGAGCGCGCCCGCCTGGCCGGCGTGGCGGTGGATGCGGTATTTGATTCCGTGTCGGTGGGTACCACGTTCCGGGAGCAACTGGCCGAGGTCGGCGTGATCTTCTGCTCGTTCTCGCACGCGGTGGAGCATCACCCCGAGCTGATCGAGCGGTACCTGGGATCGGTGGTGCCGCTGGGTGACAACTTCTACGCCGCGCTGAACTCCGCCGTGTTCTCCGATGGCTCGTTTGTGTATATCCCCAAGGGCGTGCGCTGCCCAATGGAGCTGTCGTCGTACTTCCGCATCAATGCGCCCAACACGGGGCAGTTCGAGCGCACCCTGATCATTGCCGAAGCCGGCAGCCACGTCAGCTATCTGGAAGGCTGCACGGCGCCCCAGCGCGATGAAAACCAGCTGCACGCCGCGGTGGTGGAACTGGTGGCCCACGACGATGCCCACATCAAATATTCAACCGTACAGAACTGGTATCCCGGTGACGAAAACGGGCGCGGCGGCATCTACAACTTCGTGACCAAGCGCGGCCTGTGCGCCGGCAAACGCTCGCATATCGCGTGGACGCAGATCGAAACCGGCTCGGCCATCACCTGGAAGTACCCCAGCGTGGTGCTGCGCGGCGATGATTCCAGCGGCGAGTTCTATTCCATCGCGGTGTCCAATCACTACCAGCAGGCCGACACCGGCACCAAAATGATCCACATGGGACGCAACACGCGCAGCCGCATTGTGTCCAAAGGTATCAGCGCCGGCCATGCGCACAACAGCTACCGCGGGCTGGTGCGCGTCGCGCCGACCGCTGCCGGCGCGCGCAATCACACCCAGTGCGATTCGCTCCTGATCGGCCCGCACTGCGGCGCGCATACCTTCCCCTACGTCGAGGCGGCCCGGGACGACGCGGTGGTCGAACACGAGGCCACCACCACGCGCATCTCCGAGGAGCGCCTGTTTTATTGCCAGCAGCGCGGCATCGATCCGCAGGAGGCAACCTCGCTAATTGTGGGTGGCTTTTGCCAGGCAGTGCTCGAAGAGCTGCCGATGGAATTTGCACTCGAGGCCAAGGCCTTGCTGGCCGTGTCGCTCGAAGGTGCCGTCGGATGA
- a CDS encoding GlcG/HbpS family heme-binding protein, with translation MKNKPVLELADIKKIAAAAEAEALRNNWAVSIAIVDDGGHLLWLQRLDGAAPISAHIAPAKAHTAALGRRDSKVYEDMINGGRASFLSVPGLQGLLEGGVPAMKDGQCMGAVGVSGVKSSEDVQVARAGLAAIGL, from the coding sequence ATGAAAAACAAACCTGTTCTGGAACTCGCCGACATCAAGAAAATCGCCGCCGCCGCGGAAGCCGAAGCGCTGCGAAACAACTGGGCCGTGAGCATTGCGATCGTGGATGACGGTGGCCACTTGCTGTGGCTGCAGCGGCTGGATGGCGCGGCGCCCATTTCCGCTCATATTGCGCCGGCCAAGGCGCATACCGCGGCGCTGGGGCGCCGTGACAGCAAGGTCTACGAAGACATGATCAATGGCGGACGTGCATCGTTCCTGAGCGTGCCCGGGCTGCAGGGCCTGCTCGAAGGCGGCGTGCCGGCCATGAAAGATGGACAGTGCATGGGCGCTGTCGGGGTCAGTGGCGTCAAGTCCAGTGAGGATGTGCAGGTTGCGCGGGCCGGTCTCGCGGCCATCGGCCTGTAA
- a CDS encoding Bax inhibitor-1/YccA family protein — protein sequence MIDQVQPIGQGAGYGYALSQEQRNKVMRNTYWLLALSLVPTVLGAWLGVATGITRSLTGGMGLMVFMVGAFGLMFAVEKTKNSAAGVPILLGFTFFMGLMLSRMIAAILGFKNGPELIMTAFGGTAGVFFVMASLASVIKRDLSGLGKWLFVGAVVLMIGAVINIFVGSTAGMMAVSVAAIGIFSAFMLYDLKRILDGGETNYISATLALYLDLFNVFQSLLALLGIFGGQRD from the coding sequence ATGATTGATCAAGTGCAACCCATTGGACAGGGCGCGGGCTATGGCTATGCCCTCTCGCAGGAACAGCGCAACAAGGTGATGCGCAACACCTACTGGCTGCTGGCATTGAGTCTGGTCCCGACCGTGCTGGGCGCCTGGCTCGGTGTCGCCACCGGCATCACCCGCTCGCTGACCGGCGGCATGGGCCTGATGGTGTTCATGGTCGGCGCCTTCGGCCTGATGTTCGCCGTCGAGAAGACCAAAAACTCGGCGGCCGGCGTGCCGATTTTGCTGGGTTTTACCTTCTTCATGGGCCTGATGCTGTCGCGCATGATTGCGGCCATTCTGGGTTTCAAGAACGGCCCCGAGCTGATCATGACAGCCTTTGGCGGCACGGCCGGCGTGTTTTTCGTGATGGCCAGCCTGGCCAGCGTCATCAAGCGCGACCTGTCCGGACTGGGCAAATGGCTGTTCGTCGGTGCCGTGGTGCTGATGATCGGCGCTGTCATCAACATCTTTGTCGGCTCCACGGCCGGCATGATGGCCGTCTCGGTGGCCGCCATCGGGATCTTCAGCGCCTTCATGCTGTACGACCTCAAGCGCATCCTCGATGGTGGCGAGACCAACTACATCAGCGCCACGCTGGCGTTGTACCTGGACCTGTTCAACGTGTTCCAGAGCCTGCTGGCGCTGTTGGGCATCTTTGGCGGCCAGCGCGACTGA
- the rlmD gene encoding 23S rRNA (uracil(1939)-C(5))-methyltransferase RlmD: MTDFTDKKSNHPADWLLVESLDMEAQGVAHKPDGKVVFIEGALPFELVTANVNRKKSSFEQATVAATHRESSQRVKPVCPHFGLHEGACGGCKMQHLHIGAQVAVKQRVLEDNLWHLGKVKPDNILRPIEGPAWGYRYRARLSVRHVRKKDAVLVGFHERKSRYVADMLECHVLPPKVSALLLPLRGLIGAMQAREACPQIELAMGDRGGDDDDVIALVLRHLEPLGTADIDLLQAFASAHRGVQWWLQPGGPQTAHLLQEGGAQLAYTLPEFGITMPFKPTDFTQVNPAINRVLVSRALRLLDAQRHERVIDWFCGLGNFSLPLATQAGAVLGVEGSETLVARACQNFELNRAAALEGSSLSATEFVARNLFGMTPALLMADGAADKWLVDPPREGAFALFKALADLQQQPELRGRWTPPTRIVYVSCNPATLARDANVLVHLAGYRCAAAGVVNMFPHTAHVESMAVFELA, from the coding sequence ATGACCGATTTCACCGACAAAAAATCAAACCATCCCGCCGACTGGCTGCTGGTCGAATCGCTCGACATGGAGGCCCAAGGCGTGGCCCACAAGCCCGACGGCAAGGTCGTGTTCATCGAAGGGGCGCTGCCGTTCGAACTGGTGACAGCCAACGTCAACCGCAAGAAGAGCAGCTTCGAGCAGGCCACGGTCGCGGCCACTCACCGCGAATCATCGCAGCGCGTCAAGCCTGTCTGCCCTCATTTTGGCTTGCATGAAGGCGCCTGCGGCGGCTGCAAGATGCAGCATCTGCATATCGGTGCGCAGGTGGCCGTCAAGCAGCGCGTGCTGGAAGACAACCTGTGGCACCTTGGCAAGGTCAAGCCCGACAACATCCTGCGCCCGATCGAGGGGCCGGCCTGGGGCTATCGCTACCGGGCGCGGCTCTCGGTGCGCCATGTTCGCAAGAAAGACGCCGTGCTGGTGGGGTTTCATGAGCGCAAGAGCCGCTACGTGGCCGACATGCTGGAGTGCCACGTCCTGCCGCCAAAGGTCAGCGCGCTGCTGCTGCCGCTGCGCGGGCTGATTGGCGCGATGCAGGCGCGCGAGGCCTGCCCGCAAATTGAACTGGCGATGGGCGATAGGGGCGGCGACGATGACGACGTGATTGCGCTGGTGCTGCGGCACCTGGAGCCGCTGGGCACCGCGGATATCGACCTGCTGCAAGCCTTTGCGAGCGCCCATCGGGGCGTGCAGTGGTGGCTGCAGCCCGGCGGCCCGCAAACGGCACATTTGCTGCAGGAGGGGGGCGCCCAACTGGCCTACACGTTGCCCGAGTTCGGCATCACCATGCCGTTCAAGCCGACCGACTTCACGCAGGTCAATCCGGCCATCAACCGCGTGCTGGTGAGCCGTGCGCTGCGACTGCTGGATGCGCAAAGGCACGAGCGCGTGATCGACTGGTTTTGCGGGCTGGGCAATTTCTCGCTGCCGCTGGCGACCCAGGCCGGCGCGGTATTGGGCGTCGAGGGCAGCGAAACCCTGGTGGCGCGCGCCTGTCAAAATTTTGAGCTAAATCGGGCTGCGGCCCTTGAAGGCTCTTCGCTATCAGCTACTGAATTTGTAGCGCGCAACCTGTTCGGGATGACGCCGGCGCTGCTCATGGCGGATGGCGCGGCCGACAAGTGGCTGGTGGACCCCCCGCGTGAAGGCGCGTTTGCACTGTTCAAGGCGCTGGCCGATTTGCAGCAGCAGCCCGAACTGCGCGGCAGATGGACGCCGCCTACGCGCATTGTCTATGTCAGCTGCAACCCGGCCACGCTGGCGCGCGACGCCAACGTGCTGGTGCACCTGGCCGGGTATCGCTGTGCGGCGGCGGGGGTGGTGAACATGTTCCCGCATACGGCGCATGTGGAGAGCATGGCGGTGTTCGAACTGGCATAA
- the rpoS gene encoding RNA polymerase sigma factor RpoS, with translation MKKRSGLINTDGPNALDGGTLASKMPPAHDERASSAIDSGANELARDVPAEFPGESSDALTLYLRDVRRTELFSPEEEFAIATRARAGDFVARQSMIEHNLRLVVSIAKRYLGRGVPLSDLIEEGNLGLMHAIDKFEPDRGFRFSTYATWWIRQSVERAVMNQGRVIRLPVHVIRELQQVLRARRTLENDEIFVATRPDGVRVEDVAALLGRDVREVADLLSLAESPRSLDAAMDKSEDDHSLGDTMPDDLAVDPTDTAQTHQVERLVGGWIDALTHREKEVLEGRFGLHDREPETLEVLSDRLGLTRERVRQIQNEALLKLKRQLNRSGIGKEAFL, from the coding sequence ATGAAAAAGCGCAGCGGACTCATCAACACCGATGGCCCGAATGCGCTTGACGGCGGCACGCTCGCGAGCAAAATGCCGCCAGCCCATGACGAACGGGCAAGCTCTGCTATTGATTCAGGAGCAAACGAGCTGGCCCGGGATGTCCCTGCCGAATTTCCCGGCGAGTCCAGCGACGCGCTCACCCTGTACCTGCGCGACGTGCGGCGCACCGAGCTGTTCAGCCCCGAAGAAGAGTTTGCCATCGCGACGCGCGCGCGCGCGGGCGACTTCGTGGCGCGCCAGTCGATGATCGAGCACAACCTGCGCCTCGTGGTGAGCATCGCCAAGCGCTATCTGGGGCGCGGTGTGCCGCTGTCGGACCTGATCGAGGAAGGCAACCTGGGCCTGATGCACGCCATCGACAAGTTCGAGCCCGATCGGGGCTTCCGTTTTTCCACCTACGCGACCTGGTGGATTCGTCAGTCGGTCGAGCGCGCCGTGATGAACCAGGGGCGGGTTATCCGGCTGCCGGTGCATGTGATTCGCGAACTGCAGCAGGTGCTGCGCGCGCGCCGCACGCTTGAAAACGACGAGATTTTTGTCGCCACGCGGCCCGACGGCGTGCGCGTGGAGGACGTCGCCGCCTTGCTGGGGCGCGACGTGCGCGAGGTGGCTGATTTGCTGTCGCTGGCGGAATCGCCGCGCTCGCTGGACGCCGCCATGGACAAATCCGAAGACGACCACTCGCTGGGCGACACCATGCCCGACGATCTTGCCGTGGACCCGACCGATACGGCCCAGACGCATCAGGTGGAACGTTTGGTGGGCGGCTGGATCGATGCGCTGACGCACCGCGAGAAAGAAGTGCTGGAAGGTCGCTTTGGCCTGCATGACCGCGAACCCGAAACCCTCGAAGTGCTGAGCGACCGCCTGGGCCTGACGCGCGAGCGCGTGCGCCAGATCCAGAACGAAGCCCTGCTCAAGCTCAAGCGGCAGTTGAACCGCAGCGGAATCGGCAAAGAGGCGTTTCTGTAG
- a CDS encoding peptidoglycan DD-metalloendopeptidase family protein: protein MLGIRRQGWMFAVVLAIGLSLVGCASKSPNWAPVSDRSAGTVGASAADASSAVKPLPGSENAGKPGYYTVRPGDTIMRIGLDTGQAWRDLARWNNLDNPNVIEVGQVLRVVPPVGESVAVAKPVPSSSVTPVTAASAAAAASAAKSPPPVVASIAPTPVPPPAPTPAPAPGSDDDIAWIWPTHGGPLLAGFDDAKNKGVDIGGKAGEPVLAAADGRVVYAGAGLRGYGNLVILKHNNTYLTAYAHNQTLLVKEDQTVRKGQKIAEMGSSDADRVKLHFEIRRQGKPVDPTKYLPPR, encoded by the coding sequence ATGTTGGGGATTCGACGACAGGGGTGGATGTTTGCTGTGGTGCTGGCGATCGGGCTGAGCCTGGTCGGATGCGCCTCGAAAAGTCCCAATTGGGCGCCTGTTTCGGATCGCAGCGCCGGCACCGTCGGGGCCTCCGCCGCGGACGCCAGCAGTGCCGTCAAACCGCTACCGGGCAGTGAAAATGCCGGCAAACCCGGCTACTACACGGTGCGCCCCGGCGACACCATCATGCGCATCGGCCTGGACACCGGGCAGGCCTGGCGTGATCTGGCGCGCTGGAACAATCTGGACAATCCCAACGTGATCGAAGTCGGGCAGGTGCTGCGCGTCGTGCCGCCCGTGGGTGAGTCGGTTGCCGTGGCCAAGCCCGTGCCCTCGTCTTCCGTGACGCCGGTCACGGCCGCGTCAGCCGCAGCGGCGGCCAGCGCGGCCAAATCGCCACCGCCGGTCGTTGCTTCCATCGCGCCGACCCCCGTTCCCCCGCCTGCGCCGACTCCCGCGCCTGCGCCGGGCAGCGATGACGATATCGCCTGGATCTGGCCGACCCACGGCGGGCCCTTGCTGGCAGGTTTTGACGATGCCAAAAACAAGGGCGTGGATATTGGCGGCAAGGCCGGAGAGCCGGTATTGGCCGCCGCCGACGGGCGTGTGGTGTACGCGGGTGCGGGATTGCGCGGCTACGGCAATCTGGTTATCCTCAAGCACAACAACACGTATCTGACCGCGTACGCGCACAACCAGACACTGCTGGTCAAGGAAGACCAGACCGTGCGCAAGGGCCAGAAAATTGCCGAGATGGGGAGCAGTGATGCAGACCGCGTGAAGCTGCATTTCGAAATCAGACGCCAGGGCAAGCCAGTCGATCCGACCAAGTATCTTCCACCAAGGTAG
- a CDS encoding protein-L-isoaspartate(D-aspartate) O-methyltransferase, whose protein sequence is MSSRAAVAPKNIANSAVHTRARGQNDAKSGLTPAAQGHGLDSQMVRERMVKKLAHQGITHPDLLAAMGAIERHRFVDSALVNQAYEDTSLPIGLGQTISKPNVVARMIELLLQGEGAIKMGRVLEVGTGCGYQAAVLGRLAREVYSIERLRGLHDKARGNLRPFRLANVHLLFGDGMQGYAKGAPYAGIIAAAGGSAIPQAWIDQLAVGGRIVAPMETAAGQQALVVVDKLERGLKHSVLEAVHFVPLKSGIA, encoded by the coding sequence TTGTCGTCCCGCGCTGCAGTTGCTCCCAAAAATATAGCCAATAGTGCAGTCCATACAAGGGCTAGAGGCCAGAATGATGCCAAATCCGGATTGACACCGGCGGCGCAGGGTCATGGTCTGGATTCGCAGATGGTGCGCGAGCGGATGGTGAAAAAACTGGCGCATCAGGGCATCACTCATCCTGATCTGCTGGCGGCGATGGGCGCCATCGAGCGCCACCGGTTCGTCGATAGCGCGCTGGTGAACCAGGCCTATGAGGACACCAGCCTGCCGATTGGTCTGGGCCAGACGATTTCCAAGCCCAATGTGGTCGCGCGCATGATCGAGCTGCTGCTGCAGGGCGAGGGGGCCATCAAAATGGGCCGCGTGCTGGAGGTGGGCACCGGCTGCGGCTACCAGGCGGCCGTGCTGGGCCGGCTCGCCCGCGAGGTCTACAGCATCGAGCGGCTGCGCGGCCTGCACGACAAGGCGCGCGGGAACCTGCGGCCCTTTCGGCTGGCCAACGTGCATCTGCTGTTTGGCGATGGCATGCAGGGATACGCCAAAGGGGCGCCGTATGCCGGCATCATTGCCGCGGCGGGCGGCAGTGCGATCCCGCAGGCCTGGATCGACCAGCTTGCGGTCGGCGGGCGTATCGTGGCGCCCATGGAGACGGCCGCGGGGCAGCAGGCGCTGGTCGTCGTGGACAAGCTCGAACGCGGTTTGAAGCACAGTGTTCTTGAGGCGGTCCATTTTGTCCCCTTAAAATCGGGTATCGCTTGA
- the surE gene encoding 5'/3'-nucleotidase SurE: protein MKILISNDDGYQASGIVTLYEALKDVADVEVVAPEQNNSAKSNALTLHSPLYVSQAANGFRYVNGTPADCVHIALTGLLGYRPDLVISGINNGANMGDDTIYSGTVGAAMEGYLFGIPAIAISQVEKGWRELDAATQKARELVLQMIRGSLLGLAPNAEPWLLNINIPNLPLDQLKPLKICRLGRRHSAERVIMQDSPRGETMYWIGGAGPAKDDAEGTDFHAALQGHVTVTPLKVDLTDHDNLRYWAQTAARLSDRRDGAS from the coding sequence ATGAAAATCCTGATCTCCAATGACGACGGCTACCAGGCGTCCGGCATCGTGACGCTGTACGAGGCCCTCAAAGACGTGGCCGACGTCGAGGTGGTGGCGCCCGAGCAGAATAACAGTGCCAAATCCAACGCGCTCACGCTGCACTCTCCGCTGTACGTGAGCCAGGCGGCGAACGGTTTTCGCTACGTCAACGGCACTCCCGCCGACTGCGTGCACATCGCGCTGACCGGCCTGCTCGGCTATCGGCCGGATCTGGTGATCTCTGGCATCAACAACGGCGCGAACATGGGGGACGACACGATTTACTCAGGCACCGTGGGCGCGGCAATGGAAGGCTACCTGTTCGGCATTCCGGCGATTGCCATTTCGCAAGTCGAAAAGGGCTGGCGCGAGCTGGACGCCGCAACGCAAAAAGCGCGCGAACTGGTGCTGCAAATGATTCGCGGCAGCCTGCTGGGCCTGGCGCCAAATGCCGAGCCCTGGCTGCTCAATATCAATATTCCCAACCTGCCGCTGGACCAGCTCAAACCATTGAAGATATGCCGCCTGGGGCGTCGGCATTCCGCCGAGCGGGTGATCATGCAGGACAGCCCGCGTGGTGAGACCATGTACTGGATTGGCGGTGCCGGGCCGGCCAAGGACGATGCCGAGGGCACGGACTTTCACGCGGCGCTGCAGGGGCACGTCACGGTGACGCCGCTGAAGGTGGACCTGACCGATCATGATAACTTGCGCTACTGGGCGCAAACGGCCGCCCGGCTGTCCGACCGCCGCGACGGGGCCTCCTGA
- a CDS encoding NADPH:quinone oxidoreductase family protein yields MHAWLCENPVGVDALTWKELPTPTPKAGEVLIEIKAASLNFPDLLIVQNKYQIKPPLPFVPGSEYAGVVQAVGDGVTHFKVGQSVACLSGTGGFGTHTIATAAQCMPLPEGFPHVDAAAFIMIYATSHHALVDRAQLKAGETVLVLGAAGGVGTSAIQIAKVMGAKVIAAASTDEKCALCKSIGADATINYTTENLREAIKTLTGGKGPDVIYDPVGGDFAEPAFRSIAWRGRYLVVGFASGPIPSLPLNLPLLKGASIVGVFWGGFAQQEPKASAAAMAELAQWYAQGKIKPVIDRTMPMTELKAAYAHMGSRGVKGKLVMVN; encoded by the coding sequence ATGCATGCATGGCTTTGCGAAAACCCCGTCGGCGTCGATGCGCTGACCTGGAAAGAACTGCCCACCCCGACCCCGAAAGCGGGCGAGGTGCTGATTGAAATCAAGGCCGCCAGCCTGAATTTCCCGGACCTGCTGATCGTGCAGAACAAGTACCAGATCAAGCCACCCCTGCCCTTCGTGCCCGGCTCCGAATACGCCGGCGTGGTGCAGGCCGTCGGCGATGGCGTCACGCATTTCAAGGTGGGCCAGAGCGTGGCCTGCCTGTCGGGCACCGGCGGCTTCGGCACCCACACCATTGCAACCGCCGCGCAGTGCATGCCGCTGCCGGAGGGTTTTCCGCATGTGGATGCGGCCGCCTTCATCATGATTTACGCCACCTCGCACCACGCGCTGGTGGACCGGGCCCAACTCAAGGCCGGCGAAACCGTGCTGGTGCTGGGCGCAGCCGGTGGCGTCGGCACCTCGGCCATCCAGATTGCCAAGGTGATGGGCGCCAAGGTGATCGCCGCCGCGTCCACCGACGAAAAATGCGCACTGTGCAAATCCATTGGCGCCGACGCCACCATCAACTACACCACCGAGAATCTGCGCGAGGCCATCAAGACACTGACCGGCGGCAAAGGCCCGGACGTGATTTACGACCCGGTCGGCGGCGACTTCGCCGAGCCCGCGTTCCGCTCCATCGCCTGGCGCGGCCGCTACCTGGTGGTGGGTTTTGCGTCAGGGCCGATTCCTTCGCTGCCGCTGAACCTGCCCCTGCTCAAGGGCGCCTCCATCGTCGGCGTGTTCTGGGGCGGCTTCGCCCAGCAGGAACCCAAGGCCAGCGCGGCCGCCATGGCCGAGTTGGCCCAGTGGTATGCCCAGGGCAAGATCAAGCCCGTGATCGACCGCACCATGCCCATGACCGAGCTCAAGGCCGCTTACGCGCACATGGGCTCGCGCGGCGTGAAGGGCAAGCTGGTGATGGTGAACTGA
- a CDS encoding thermonuclease family protein → MTVLDAGKVQHKIRLTGIDAPEKAEPFGQRAKQNLSIWVFGKKVLVETDKLDRYGRTLGKVMVNGFDANLEQVKAGFAWHFKAYEREQPAEDRQVYPRVEAVARCSGACMARCGSDTTLALAQPQAQAAGGLKPWIAEHFAARNNLLKPAWILGLRYGRWLPISRPR, encoded by the coding sequence GTGACCGTGCTGGATGCAGGCAAGGTGCAGCACAAAATCCGCCTGACGGGCATTGACGCCCCCGAGAAGGCGGAACCGTTCGGCCAGCGCGCCAAGCAGAATTTGTCGATATGGGTATTTGGTAAGAAGGTGCTGGTCGAAACGGACAAGCTGGACCGCTATGGGCGTACGCTCGGCAAGGTGATGGTCAATGGGTTTGACGCCAATCTTGAGCAGGTCAAGGCAGGCTTTGCGTGGCACTTCAAAGCCTACGAACGAGAGCAGCCTGCCGAGGACAGACAGGTTTATCCCCGGGTTGAAGCGGTCGCGCGCTGCTCGGGCGCGTGTATGGCGCGATGCGGTTCGGATACCACCCTGGCACTGGCTCAGCCGCAGGCGCAAGCAGCCGGGGGACTGAAGCCATGGATTGCGGAGCATTTCGCCGCTAGAAACAACCTCTTGAAGCCCGCATGGATACTGGGTTTGCGTTATGGGCGGTGGCTCCCTATCAGCCGCCCCAGGTAA
- the nadA gene encoding quinolinate synthase NadA, with translation MPEALTSLVDVEYEQPACDTRRAWARIPVEPSQSERTALKHKIRHLLKVRNAVMVSHFYVHPDLQDLAEETGGLVSDSLEMARFGRNHAAQTLVVSGVRFMGETAKILSPEKRVLMPDLDATCSLDLGCPVNEFSAFCDSHPERTVVVYANTSAAVKARADWVVTSSCAVDVVQALKEQGRKILWAPDKHLGDYVQRQTGADMLFWQGSCIVHDEFKAFELQALKADHPNAKVLVHPESPPDVVALADSVGSTSALLKAAHEMSAVTFIVATDNGMMHRLRSLNPGKIFIEAPTSGQSATCKSCAQCPWMAMNSLAGLAHVLETTSNEVHVDLELSRRAQVPIDRMLAFTAKNKPGFPAGAMIPDLGAV, from the coding sequence ATGCCTGAAGCCCTGACTTCGCTGGTAGACGTCGAGTACGAGCAACCTGCCTGTGACACGCGGCGCGCGTGGGCCCGAATTCCAGTGGAGCCTTCGCAATCCGAGCGGACTGCGCTTAAACACAAAATCCGCCATTTGCTCAAAGTGCGCAACGCCGTGATGGTGTCGCACTTCTACGTTCATCCTGATTTGCAAGACCTGGCCGAGGAGACTGGTGGATTGGTCAGCGACTCCCTGGAAATGGCTCGCTTTGGCCGCAATCATGCGGCACAAACGCTGGTGGTCTCCGGTGTCCGCTTTATGGGTGAGACCGCCAAGATTCTCTCGCCCGAGAAGCGGGTGCTGATGCCAGATCTGGACGCGACCTGTTCGCTGGATCTGGGCTGTCCGGTGAATGAGTTCAGTGCTTTCTGTGATTCACATCCTGAGCGCACCGTCGTTGTTTATGCCAACACCAGCGCAGCCGTGAAGGCTCGGGCGGATTGGGTAGTGACGTCGAGTTGCGCCGTGGATGTCGTACAGGCCCTCAAGGAGCAAGGGCGCAAGATTTTGTGGGCGCCCGACAAGCACCTGGGTGATTACGTACAACGTCAGACGGGGGCTGACATGTTGTTTTGGCAAGGCAGTTGTATAGTGCATGACGAGTTCAAAGCTTTTGAGCTGCAAGCGCTGAAGGCGGATCACCCCAATGCAAAGGTACTGGTCCACCCCGAGTCCCCTCCCGACGTGGTCGCCCTTGCTGATTCAGTGGGCTCTACGTCTGCGCTATTGAAAGCCGCGCACGAAATGTCTGCCGTCACCTTCATCGTTGCCACTGACAACGGCATGATGCACAGGCTGCGCTCGCTCAATCCCGGGAAGATATTCATCGAAGCGCCCACTTCGGGTCAAAGTGCTACCTGCAAGAGTTGTGCGCAGTGTCCCTGGATGGCCATGAACAGCCTTGCGGGTCTGGCTCACGTGTTGGAAACTACCAGCAACGAGGTACACGTGGATTTGGAATTGAGCCGTCGTGCCCAAGTGCCGATTGACCGTATGTTGGCATTCACAGCGAAGAATAAGCCCGGGTTCCCTGCAGGCGCCATGATTCCCGACCTCGGGGCGGTGTAG